GGGAGCATTAGCCATGCTGTAAACATCAATGAGAACAGAGGCCCATCTCTAAAAACCCATCAACAATCCAAGGGTGGAGGCCCCATATTCTAAAGAACAAAaggggagagagaaagaagtCATGAGGCATGATGTGGTCGTGTGACAGTGGAAATTCTGTTTGGTTGCGTGCAGGAAGGGTTAAACTCATGGAGGATGAAGTAAAGTTGAAACCATGGTAGATCCCACAGTTTCCCACCATAACTCTCTTTGTCAGAGATATTTCATTTTGGTTTCTACTCCTTCCTTTCGTCCTCACTCCTCACCCATGTCCCCACCCTCGCAGTGTGGAACTccatttttcccttcttttcctttttccttttttctttctttaaaaaaaaattattatttgtaatttcTCTCCGGAGTTTCAGAAACTTTTGTCAAACGAATCCCGGAGAAAATGTCTCCCCACTGCTCTAAATAGTCGTCCCCACTGGTTCCAGTTTTTCAGCCGCTGTCTCGTCAAATACGGACATCCATTGACTGAGATTCTTTACCATATTTGCTCATAAATGGGCAAGATTTTGAGCTTTATGTGGATAAAGCAGACTACCAAAAATCCGCCACAAGTAAAATACCGGCGAGGCATCCTTGTTGGGAGTTGGGAAATGGGGATTTTCATTAATCTTAAAAGAACAAGTATTTGAATATGAAATCAGAGGAAACATGTAGAAAAAAGAAGAGATAAGGGTGGTGGCAGTTTGATGAAATTTATGCATTACATTGATAATTGCATGGCAATATTTACAATAAGATCAGTAAAATGGGATGATGACAATCGAAGTAGAcacaaaaatcaagcaaaaaacGCGAGGGGATGATCCATCGACTGCTGGGCGATTTTTCAGCAGCAGAGCTCTCCCCCAAAAGCCTTAGATCATCACTATATATGCATATACATATATGGAGTCTgcagattatatatatatatatagagtatCATGACAAGCCCTAATGCCTTCTGAGCTTCTCAGACGAATCTTCCCCCCCAAAATAGAGATTCTTCTCTTCACCCATCGCCTCCTAATAACATATTTATGTACAGAATCTTTCCTCTTTGGCTTGGCTTGGCTTCttgatataataattttcaCAGTCGAGGAAATCCAACATAAGACCCCACCTGATGAACCCATGATGGATTCAACAAATCAAAAAAACAATCACCACCACCCACCACCCACCACCTTCCATCCATCACCTTCAGAGAGTTCACTTTACCAGCTCTGACACCCACCCAACATCTGGACCAGCACCTGAGGCTGAAGGGTCGGGTCGATCCAAAGAGTTTTCCTTGCTCAACTTTTCGAACATCTTGGCTCGCAAGTCTCTGCCTGACTCCACCCTCTCCATGGCTGGCTCTTCTTCGAAGAGGTCCACGAACCCGAGGCCGTGCCGTTTCGGGGCTCTGGTTGGGGTCGACGGCAAGCTGCAGAAGCCCGGTCGGATTATGGAGGCTCTGGGAGACCCGAACCCACCTGGAGAACCCATATGAACGCACCATGAGGATGGTGCTGACTTCACCTTGCTGAGTTGGAGTTGTCGTAGAGACGCAACCATTTCGTTGATGGAGTTCGAGCCCAGTGAACGGCTCAGACTCGATGTAATGGGAGACATCGGCGGAGACTCCGGCGGCGGCGACCCCGGCGGGGAAACCGACCCTGGAGATGACATAAACGGCAGAGTTTTTGCACAGGAAGCTTCCAACGCTTGCCTAAGCGGCGACCCGTCATAGGACTCCACCGACCCAGGCGTCCTCGGACTCTGCTGAGGCAAAACCCTCAGCTGCTCAGCCGTGTGAGCAAAGAAGCAAACCCGCCGGCGACAGTTGGGCCCGTCCTTACATGGCTGGGTGCGATAGCGAGCCGGGTGGAGCCAACACTCAAATACGCCATGCGCGAACTCACACGAATCACCCTTCTTGCAGTTCCCCTTCCTGAAGTCAGGACACGCCGTGCCGGAATAGTGAAATTTCCTAGGATCCCTGCGGCGAGCCTTCTCGCCTGGATGAGCGTACGGACACTCAGTCCAGTCATGCGACCGCCCACGTGCGCACCTCCTCACCTTGAACTCAAACATCCGAAAATGATCGCACGAGTATGCGTCCACCGGAATGTCGGCCTCACGACCGGAAATATCGGAGTCCGAATCCACATCAACGTCATTGGACGGGAGATAACGTTGCAGCGCTGTCAACGCCTCCCCAAGAAGAAATGGGGAGTGTTCACCGCCCTGAAGACCGTTAGCATTGGCGTTAGAGTTAACGGAGACACCACTTACCGGATACGGGAAAGATATATCAACCGTAGGATCGTCAAAGTGGGGCCAAGGAGGAACCAGGACCGTCGGATTTGGATGGCGCGATTCTCCGATCATCATCTTGATGCGCTGTCCCCAGAATTCACAGCAACACTTCCAAGGTGTCCCTTTGTTTATAAACTGCTCCAGAACTTCACTCTTAATCATGGTTTGGTTTGTCTTAACCCTGGTCCGGTCCATATCCTATGAGTCATATTCCAACTGCGGTTAAAAATTGTGGGATGTCTTTTACTAGCGCTGAGTGGAATTACTAACATATCCTCGTTGCTCCTAGGATATGGCACGTGGTTTTACGCTATTGGTTTCTGAAATCTCGGGATAACAAGGGGCTGTTTGGCTCTGacttctttaataattttttttcccgaGGATGCCCCTAGAGTTAAAAAAGCCAACAGTTCGAGTTTGGTTAGTTGAGAACTTGAAGATACGATAAAAAGAGGATCCAACcgtttaatttttcaaattctcttgcTTTCTCTCGTTTAATTTCtcgtaaaattaaaataaaagaaaaaaataatataaaatatatcaaataaaatataaaaatttaaaataacatataaaaattaatatatgaattttaaatttatttataatatatttataaaaaaatatgagattttaattgagtttgattaattatatctatatttttaaatactacaaaatattacaaaataaataaataaataaatatatatatatataattattgagTCCAGGTTTAAAAgcatttcatatttattatttttaaaatttatatcctAAATGGTGGACTTTCTTATAATGTTGgacttaaaataatattttctcacgtggtcaaaaatatttataaatatattatataataaatatttttttaaaagtggaTATATATCCATTCCTAATTTAAGACCCTTTTTCATTCCAAATTTGAAGTCATAATTCTTGTTCATATGTTAggttattaattaatatatcttgtgatttaatgctatgtttggtcATCCACTGACTTAAAAGCCTAAACTTGACATATccataagaaattattttcgaTATTGTACtttgtataataataatattattatatttaatattgtaCATTAAACCGATATACtagaaattgatatttttattttagtatttatattaaaaagaaattagcaatttgagaaataattttaatttagctGTGCCTAGGAATATAAAAGTCCTGTTTGGATTCACATCTAAAAAGTTAAAAGGgtttttagttt
Above is a window of Vitis vinifera cultivar Pinot Noir 40024 chromosome 11, ASM3070453v1 DNA encoding:
- the LOC100259323 gene encoding zinc finger CCCH domain-containing protein 20, with translation MDRTRVKTNQTMIKSEVLEQFINKGTPWKCCCEFWGQRIKMMIGESRHPNPTVLVPPWPHFDDPTVDISFPYPVSGVSVNSNANANGLQGGEHSPFLLGEALTALQRYLPSNDVDVDSDSDISGREADIPVDAYSCDHFRMFEFKVRRCARGRSHDWTECPYAHPGEKARRRDPRKFHYSGTACPDFRKGNCKKGDSCEFAHGVFECWLHPARYRTQPCKDGPNCRRRVCFFAHTAEQLRVLPQQSPRTPGSVESYDGSPLRQALEASCAKTLPFMSSPGSVSPPGSPPPESPPMSPITSSLSRSLGSNSINEMVASLRQLQLSKVKSAPSSWCVHMGSPGGFGSPRASIIRPGFCSLPSTPTRAPKRHGLGFVDLFEEEPAMERVESGRDLRAKMFEKLSKENSLDRPDPSASGAGPDVGWVSELVK